In Pseudoalteromonas sp. NC201, a single window of DNA contains:
- a CDS encoding hybrid non-ribosomal peptide synthetase/type I polyketide synthase, whose protein sequence is MNTNIVTILASLARTRSQDIAYQYFYDEALPSKTISYQELHERAASIAETLSEYFEPGDRALLLYNSGFEFIEAFFACLYAGIIAVPVYPPKKNQNVDRLRAIIEDAGAKGALTSEKINEIAKPLLDSEPSLAQLALFTTDNIALKSTTQQWPRAQNRGEQLAFLQYTSGSTGTPKGVMVTHDNILDNQALMKEAFGHDSNSSIVSWLPHFHDMGLIFGIMHPIYIGATAALMNPAYFLQKPLRWLKLLSQTKALTSSAPNFAYDLCVDTVKDEDLKDLDLSHWRSALNGAEPVRASTLERFYQKFKVCGLQRESIAPCYGMAETTLFATGGRLLEKPKILRIDAAKLQQGIAEQVADEDTVDSFYALDVADEQQPYYAVSSGVSWGEHCIAIVNPESFEACNDGETGEIWVTGPSVAKGYWNNPAATEATFHARIKGADERAYLRTGDLGFIQRGELFVTGRAKDVLIFRGKNYYPQDIELTVTQASDSLEQNGGAAFSVAANGNEERLVIVQQVKRTALRKLNAEQVLQQITAAIVEHHGITPYDIVLIKPGRIHKTSSGKIQRQENKRSYLADNFEVIARAREAAVPQQAEAPSSSSSLQQIQRLLQDLVAQEIDKPARSLDIDAPFLALGVDSMKAVRISGELMEVHELDLEPTVLYEYPSIRELAQYLSQFSTLTQALGQTELNESKGATEQANKTQPTRRAEDIADTDIAVIGMACRYPSANGLDAFWQLLCQQGDGITTPDPKRQQLCPNLEADRLGGYLENVDEFDAALFGISPLEAKHIDPQHRLLLQTTYHAIQHAGYQPATLAGSNIGVYVGISQNDYFLLSQQQQKSTAYLGTGTALSIAANRISYSFNFTGPSVAIDTACSSSLVALHHAIQALRNGETNAALVAGVNLILSDDVTKACENAQMLAADGHCKTFSQAADGYVRSEGVGVVMLKPLQQAMADNDPIVGVLKGSAINQDGRSNGITAPNSAAQQAVINAALDNAKMQAGDIHYVETHGTGTELGDPIEITALNRTYGEHHSRHDPVILGAVKANIGHLESGAGIAGLIKTLLCLQHGQIPAQRYSEVLNPHIPWQKLPFMVPQNMQTWPVPQGGIRAAGLSSFGFGGTNAHVICAQAPAPKPEMQAEVTPPSFYLLPLAAKSKAALQKLAGHYSERLSSLTPQAFDDFCAQNAEQVPLKGVHKTFSGVSREALISQLNSPIIVEQSSANDAPEVAFLFTGQGSQYPLMAHALYQHHAVFRSHLDDIDSLIGERFGARLLDVLFDEKHSELLAQTRWTQVSLFAVEYSVANLLMHYGVKPSQLLSHSVGEYAAACIAGVFSLRDGVELIAARGQLMHELPIKGSMIAARCDEITARNCLSEIQEQVVISAFHGEAGVVFSGADEAITALSDVLAAQQIKVKALHTANAFHSPLMAPMLEAFREVAEQVRFQQPRLPFVSSMTGQVESTLIATAEYWVEQIKAPVRFVDCVTALESLEHGLAIELGPKPILSGLLQENSNNKALSYAHVLHSKGEDSMRFVECLGTYLDLGGPLEWQQVYGSRPSVRVGLPQYPFDCSSYWIFGTEQSQPEALTVVNASDRDAQIRSFVLNTLAGLLSMPADAIQTNLPLLEMGVDSLMIMQAVRVYEREFGLEFSVRQFYQELSDVDKLVAYIQSHSDYLKAPQGSQQAGSLPSPASVTTDTPKGSVVEADNHTLVAIYQAQLQAASTVTNAEARAALEAVVGQQLRHIQGAKVENSAVTSTATLVSKPQPSRAQSVLPGAQQKQVQRANSSPAMRQHLAALSDAYIAKTHSSKALVSEYRGRLADCRASAGFRLSSKELLYPVFSKRCEGAYIWDIDDNRYIDITMDFGTNLFGHNPDFIKAALAQQLEAGMQLGLASPDAPEVAALICELTGLERASFCNSGTEAVMTALRLARTVTKRDKIVQFSGAYHGHYDGTLATESPEQGVEAMCAGVRYGAIADNLVLPYGDDEALEVITREAQHIAAVIVEPVQSRHPENQPWAFLRKLRTLTEAHGIALIFDEMITGFRAHPGGVQGLIGVKADMATYGKIVGGGMPIGVVAGAATYLDAIDGGNWQYGDDSYPLTDTTFFAGTFCKHPMTMASAKAVLQAIKSQGPTLQQGINDKTAAFKAHLNAFFETHDVPIRIEAFASLFRFRFSQNLDVFFYEMLERGVFIWEGRNCFFSAAHTDEDIAAVINAVEASVLSLKRAGYFGEVSPSDDDAAFPLSHSQQQLLAMALTSSEGASAYQLQAILKLSGKLDLARLKQAVTTVCRDFPILRFGVDSDRLMQYCRVEQAELHVEPWNEEDQAALHTRLSALRYQPFDFAKDPLCRVTLLSDGKAQHYLSVVAHHVICDGLSLQMVLAAIAERYNQDAKQNEVASRAVSFNHYVDSLQAYSHSPEAAKNQAFWHQCLASSTPLELPKSTTVSVASYQVNQLTLPISSSAIRNTETLAQSLRCGQFATMLALYCLWLHKLSGQAVISVGVPVSDRQRLASQFEPELLDQALLGYCTNILPIVVDMTSISNIGELVQRVQNTLLDAFDHQTHPYASLADDQLILPSTLFNLDKVTTLPNFNDLEVEVQPSVAKFGQFELTTNMTCVAGQWSLLVEYHTAKFDTELMTQYVAKFVHLLSQVQGNTPIGAQNELIQSSDDVYRLVELPLQQEKSVKVATSFVETWQHNVSRCSARTALVTDDVSLSYEALDSRVNQLAHYLMKQQVTPNSIVAVALPRRAELLIALMAVMKAGAAFLPLDLTFPDERIAHILEDAKASVVLCDASSAESALFNHGRFKRVCMDSDAEVIAKSSTRSPSLLIQAQQRAYVIYTSGSTGLPKGVEINHGAFANLLASMCREPGLVADDRLLAITTVAFDIALLELFGPLLVGASVVLASDESISDPAVLGALIEQQQITVMQATPTLWQLVLNAAPACTSAIKVWSGGEPLPQALAAQLLSHSKAVYNLYGPTETTIWSAVAHIDNAAEITIGKAIQNTSLFVLPTECHGEGLPLPDGVWGELYIGGSGVAMGYLHQAELTEQRFINHQFTTSISRRLYKTGDKARRLADGHFELKGRLDNQIKLHGHRIELGDISHHLGRILNTSEVDVCVQTLETGPCLCGYMIDDGELSTEWSSPRLRQALGEWLPSYMVPEHFVWLSQWPMTPNGKRDRKALPMPAIEPVSEICTLAPRTETEKQLHQHYIALLPVEQLGVTARFVDSGGNSVIGMQLVSRLNRAFNIKLTIGDIFEHACIAELAECIEALKQAHDAISVETQTPNVEKVSDIVSDRDLSAALSDKSMTEMDL, encoded by the coding sequence ATGAATACAAATATTGTTACTATACTCGCGAGTTTAGCGCGTACTCGATCTCAAGATATTGCCTATCAGTATTTTTACGATGAGGCATTACCAAGTAAAACTATTTCCTACCAAGAACTGCATGAGCGTGCAGCCTCTATTGCTGAGACATTGAGTGAATATTTTGAACCGGGTGACAGAGCATTATTACTGTACAACTCTGGATTTGAATTTATTGAAGCCTTTTTTGCTTGTTTATACGCAGGGATAATTGCGGTACCGGTTTATCCCCCTAAAAAGAATCAAAATGTTGATCGTCTGCGTGCCATCATCGAAGACGCAGGTGCCAAAGGTGCGCTTACCAGTGAAAAGATCAATGAAATCGCCAAGCCATTGCTTGATTCTGAGCCAAGTCTAGCGCAGTTAGCGCTATTTACTACCGATAACATTGCACTTAAATCGACCACTCAACAGTGGCCTCGTGCACAGAACCGTGGTGAGCAACTGGCATTTTTGCAATATACCTCAGGCTCGACGGGCACACCTAAAGGCGTAATGGTAACTCACGATAATATTCTTGATAATCAGGCGCTAATGAAAGAAGCGTTTGGTCACGATAGCAACTCTTCGATTGTAAGTTGGTTGCCTCATTTCCATGATATGGGACTGATTTTTGGCATTATGCATCCAATCTATATCGGTGCGACAGCGGCGCTGATGAATCCGGCTTATTTCCTGCAAAAACCACTACGTTGGCTAAAACTGCTTTCACAAACCAAAGCATTAACGTCAAGTGCGCCAAACTTTGCCTATGATCTGTGTGTGGACACCGTCAAAGATGAAGACCTTAAAGACTTAGATTTGTCCCATTGGCGCTCAGCATTAAATGGCGCAGAACCAGTGCGTGCCAGCACGTTAGAGCGATTTTATCAAAAGTTTAAAGTGTGTGGCTTACAAAGAGAGAGTATCGCACCTTGTTACGGTATGGCAGAAACCACTTTATTTGCAACTGGTGGACGTCTTCTAGAAAAGCCAAAGATATTACGTATTGATGCAGCCAAGCTACAGCAGGGCATAGCCGAACAAGTCGCAGATGAAGATACAGTAGATTCGTTTTATGCATTAGATGTGGCTGATGAACAGCAACCTTATTACGCCGTATCTTCTGGCGTGAGTTGGGGCGAGCATTGTATTGCGATTGTTAACCCTGAGTCTTTTGAAGCATGCAATGATGGTGAAACCGGAGAAATTTGGGTAACTGGTCCAAGTGTAGCAAAGGGGTATTGGAATAACCCAGCGGCAACTGAGGCTACATTTCATGCCAGAATTAAAGGTGCTGACGAGCGGGCTTATCTCCGTACTGGTGATTTAGGCTTTATCCAGCGTGGGGAATTGTTCGTTACAGGACGCGCCAAAGACGTGCTTATCTTCCGCGGTAAAAACTACTACCCGCAAGATATAGAACTTACGGTTACACAAGCAAGCGATAGCTTAGAACAAAATGGCGGCGCAGCGTTTTCGGTCGCCGCTAATGGTAATGAAGAGCGTTTGGTGATAGTACAACAAGTAAAGCGTACTGCACTAAGAAAGTTAAATGCTGAGCAGGTATTACAGCAGATCACCGCTGCGATCGTTGAGCACCACGGCATTACGCCTTATGACATCGTATTGATAAAGCCCGGTCGCATTCATAAAACATCGAGCGGTAAAATTCAGCGCCAAGAGAATAAGCGCAGTTATTTAGCCGATAACTTTGAAGTAATTGCGCGCGCCCGTGAAGCTGCTGTACCACAGCAAGCTGAGGCGCCATCGTCCTCATCGTCACTACAACAAATTCAGCGGTTATTACAAGATTTAGTCGCACAAGAAATAGATAAGCCCGCGCGTAGTTTGGATATCGACGCGCCATTCTTGGCATTAGGTGTGGATTCGATGAAAGCGGTACGGATCTCAGGGGAATTAATGGAAGTACACGAGCTAGATCTTGAGCCTACGGTACTTTACGAATATCCCTCAATTCGCGAACTAGCCCAGTATTTAAGTCAGTTTAGTACGCTTACTCAAGCCCTAGGACAGACAGAGCTTAACGAGTCGAAAGGCGCCACTGAGCAAGCGAATAAGACGCAGCCTACTCGTCGAGCTGAAGATATTGCAGATACAGATATTGCCGTGATTGGCATGGCCTGTCGTTATCCTTCAGCAAATGGACTCGATGCATTTTGGCAGCTGTTATGTCAGCAAGGTGATGGGATCACCACGCCAGATCCTAAGCGCCAGCAGCTTTGCCCGAATCTTGAAGCCGACCGACTTGGTGGCTATTTAGAGAATGTCGATGAGTTTGATGCTGCATTATTCGGCATCTCGCCACTCGAAGCTAAGCATATCGACCCACAACATAGATTACTGCTCCAAACGACTTATCACGCTATACAGCATGCCGGTTACCAACCCGCCACGCTCGCAGGTAGCAATATTGGCGTGTATGTTGGTATATCGCAAAATGATTACTTTTTATTGTCGCAACAACAGCAAAAAAGTACCGCGTATTTAGGCACGGGCACAGCACTGAGCATTGCAGCAAACCGTATTTCTTATAGCTTTAATTTTACCGGCCCGAGTGTGGCGATTGATACGGCGTGCTCGTCATCGCTGGTGGCACTTCATCATGCAATTCAAGCACTAAGAAATGGAGAAACGAACGCGGCGTTGGTGGCGGGCGTTAATCTTATTCTGAGCGATGATGTGACTAAGGCCTGTGAAAACGCACAAATGTTGGCAGCAGACGGCCATTGCAAAACCTTTTCACAGGCAGCGGATGGCTATGTGCGAAGTGAAGGAGTTGGGGTGGTGATGCTAAAGCCGCTACAACAAGCCATGGCAGACAACGACCCGATTGTTGGTGTACTCAAAGGCAGTGCAATTAATCAAGACGGCCGCAGCAATGGCATTACCGCGCCAAATAGTGCCGCGCAACAGGCTGTGATCAATGCCGCCCTTGATAATGCCAAGATGCAGGCGGGAGATATCCACTATGTGGAAACCCATGGCACGGGTACGGAGCTTGGCGATCCTATCGAGATCACAGCATTAAACCGCACGTATGGAGAACACCATAGTCGCCATGATCCGGTTATTCTCGGTGCGGTAAAAGCGAATATTGGTCACCTTGAGTCTGGTGCGGGTATTGCTGGGCTTATCAAAACGCTACTGTGTTTACAGCATGGGCAAATTCCTGCACAGCGTTACAGTGAGGTGTTAAATCCGCATATCCCATGGCAAAAGCTCCCATTTATGGTGCCGCAAAACATGCAGACATGGCCTGTACCACAAGGGGGAATAAGAGCCGCTGGATTAAGCTCTTTTGGTTTTGGTGGTACTAATGCACATGTGATCTGCGCACAAGCGCCTGCGCCTAAACCAGAAATGCAAGCTGAAGTAACACCGCCTTCGTTTTATCTATTGCCTCTCGCTGCTAAATCTAAAGCTGCATTGCAGAAACTTGCTGGTCACTATAGTGAACGATTGTCGAGTCTGACGCCTCAAGCATTTGATGACTTCTGCGCACAAAATGCCGAGCAAGTACCGCTTAAAGGTGTGCATAAAACGTTTAGTGGTGTGAGTAGAGAAGCACTTATTTCGCAACTGAATAGTCCCATTATTGTTGAACAGTCTTCGGCAAATGATGCTCCAGAAGTTGCGTTTTTGTTCACCGGACAAGGTTCGCAATACCCCTTGATGGCTCACGCTTTATATCAACACCACGCAGTGTTTCGCAGTCACTTAGATGACATTGACAGCCTGATTGGCGAGCGCTTTGGAGCACGCCTGTTGGATGTGTTATTCGATGAAAAGCATAGTGAACTGCTGGCACAAACCCGTTGGACGCAAGTGAGCTTGTTTGCCGTTGAATACAGTGTGGCAAACTTATTGATGCATTATGGGGTGAAGCCATCCCAGCTACTCAGTCATAGTGTTGGTGAGTATGCAGCGGCTTGTATTGCTGGCGTGTTCTCGCTTCGTGATGGCGTTGAGTTGATTGCAGCGCGTGGTCAACTAATGCATGAATTACCGATAAAAGGCAGCATGATCGCCGCAAGATGTGATGAAATAACCGCACGTAATTGCTTGAGTGAGATTCAGGAGCAAGTGGTTATCTCAGCCTTCCATGGTGAGGCTGGGGTAGTATTCTCCGGTGCTGATGAAGCAATCACAGCCCTCAGTGACGTGCTTGCAGCACAGCAAATTAAAGTAAAAGCGCTGCATACGGCAAACGCTTTCCACTCTCCATTGATGGCCCCCATGCTAGAGGCCTTTAGGGAAGTCGCTGAACAGGTTAGATTCCAACAGCCTCGGCTGCCTTTTGTTTCATCCATGACGGGGCAAGTGGAGTCTACACTTATCGCTACGGCCGAGTATTGGGTTGAACAAATTAAGGCACCGGTTCGCTTTGTTGACTGTGTAACTGCGCTTGAGTCACTAGAGCATGGCTTAGCGATTGAGCTTGGTCCTAAACCTATTTTGAGTGGCTTACTACAGGAAAATAGCAATAACAAAGCGCTCAGTTATGCCCATGTATTGCACTCCAAAGGCGAAGACAGCATGAGGTTCGTCGAGTGTTTGGGCACATACCTCGATTTAGGCGGGCCGCTCGAATGGCAACAGGTGTATGGCAGTCGTCCGAGCGTTAGAGTGGGCTTGCCGCAATATCCATTTGATTGCAGCTCATACTGGATTTTTGGTACTGAACAATCACAGCCCGAAGCTCTGACAGTGGTGAATGCGAGTGACCGTGATGCACAAATTCGCAGCTTTGTGCTCAATACCCTAGCGGGGTTATTGTCGATGCCCGCTGATGCCATCCAAACCAACCTCCCGTTGTTAGAAATGGGGGTTGATTCGTTGATGATCATGCAGGCCGTTAGAGTGTACGAGCGGGAATTCGGTTTAGAGTTTAGTGTTCGTCAATTTTATCAAGAACTCAGCGATGTCGATAAGTTAGTGGCCTATATTCAAAGCCATAGTGACTATCTCAAAGCGCCGCAAGGTTCACAACAAGCTGGCAGTTTGCCATCACCTGCATCGGTGACGACTGATACGCCAAAAGGTAGTGTAGTAGAGGCTGACAACCACACGCTTGTCGCTATCTATCAGGCGCAATTGCAGGCGGCAAGCACAGTGACCAACGCTGAAGCGAGAGCTGCGTTAGAAGCGGTGGTGGGACAGCAGTTACGCCATATTCAGGGCGCGAAAGTTGAAAACAGTGCAGTCACCTCGACAGCAACCTTGGTATCAAAGCCCCAGCCAAGCAGAGCCCAATCTGTATTACCAGGCGCACAGCAAAAACAAGTGCAGCGTGCCAATAGCAGCCCAGCCATGCGTCAACATCTTGCTGCATTGAGTGATGCTTACATTGCGAAAACGCACAGTTCAAAAGCGCTAGTGAGCGAATATCGCGGACGCCTTGCGGATTGCCGAGCATCGGCAGGTTTTAGACTGTCGAGCAAAGAGCTACTTTATCCGGTGTTCTCTAAGCGCTGTGAGGGCGCATATATCTGGGATATCGATGATAATCGCTATATTGATATCACCATGGATTTTGGTACTAACTTATTTGGTCACAACCCTGACTTTATCAAAGCAGCACTGGCGCAACAGCTTGAAGCGGGTATGCAACTGGGGCTTGCAAGTCCTGATGCGCCTGAGGTTGCTGCACTTATCTGTGAGCTGACAGGGCTTGAGCGGGCATCGTTTTGTAACTCTGGTACAGAGGCGGTAATGACGGCGCTACGCTTGGCAAGAACGGTGACCAAACGCGATAAAATTGTTCAGTTCTCAGGCGCGTACCATGGTCACTATGATGGTACTTTGGCAACTGAGTCGCCAGAGCAAGGCGTAGAGGCAATGTGTGCTGGAGTGCGTTATGGCGCAATCGCCGATAATCTCGTTTTACCTTATGGTGATGATGAGGCGCTAGAGGTTATTACCCGAGAGGCGCAACATATTGCCGCGGTGATTGTTGAGCCGGTACAAAGCCGTCATCCTGAAAATCAGCCTTGGGCGTTTTTACGTAAACTACGTACGCTTACCGAAGCGCATGGTATTGCCCTCATTTTTGACGAAATGATCACTGGCTTTAGAGCACACCCCGGTGGTGTTCAAGGCTTGATAGGGGTTAAGGCCGATATGGCAACCTATGGCAAAATCGTCGGTGGTGGTATGCCTATCGGTGTAGTCGCGGGGGCCGCTACCTATCTCGATGCCATTGACGGAGGAAATTGGCAATACGGAGATGACTCCTACCCTTTGACCGATACCACCTTCTTTGCCGGGACTTTCTGCAAACATCCAATGACCATGGCGAGCGCCAAAGCGGTGTTGCAAGCTATTAAGTCGCAAGGTCCAACGTTACAACAAGGGATCAACGACAAAACCGCGGCATTTAAAGCACATCTCAATGCGTTTTTTGAAACCCATGACGTACCCATTCGAATAGAAGCGTTTGCATCATTATTCCGTTTTCGCTTTTCGCAAAATCTTGATGTGTTCTTTTATGAAATGCTAGAGCGCGGTGTATTTATCTGGGAAGGACGAAACTGCTTTTTCAGCGCCGCCCATACAGATGAAGACATTGCAGCGGTGATAAACGCAGTTGAAGCTAGTGTACTTAGCTTAAAACGTGCGGGTTATTTTGGTGAAGTGAGCCCAAGTGATGACGATGCTGCATTTCCACTTAGTCATAGCCAGCAGCAGCTATTAGCGATGGCGTTGACCTCTAGCGAAGGGGCGAGTGCATATCAATTACAAGCGATATTAAAGCTCTCAGGTAAGCTCGATTTAGCGCGGCTGAAGCAAGCCGTTACTACGGTTTGCCGTGACTTCCCAATCTTGCGTTTTGGTGTCGATAGTGACCGCTTAATGCAATATTGCCGAGTGGAACAAGCCGAGTTGCATGTTGAGCCATGGAACGAAGAAGACCAAGCAGCATTACACACCCGACTATCCGCACTGCGTTATCAACCATTTGACTTTGCAAAAGACCCACTTTGTAGAGTGACGCTGTTGAGTGATGGCAAAGCGCAGCACTATCTAAGTGTTGTGGCCCATCATGTGATCTGCGATGGGCTTTCACTACAAATGGTGCTGGCAGCAATCGCTGAGCGCTACAATCAAGATGCAAAACAAAATGAGGTGGCAAGCCGAGCTGTCTCCTTTAATCATTACGTTGATAGCCTGCAGGCATATTCGCATTCACCGGAAGCTGCAAAAAACCAAGCTTTTTGGCACCAGTGCTTAGCGAGTTCAACACCACTTGAGCTGCCAAAATCAACGACGGTGAGCGTGGCTTCATACCAAGTTAATCAGCTCACATTACCCATTTCATCGAGTGCAATCCGAAACACTGAGACCCTTGCTCAATCTTTGCGTTGTGGGCAATTTGCAACCATGCTTGCACTTTATTGCTTGTGGCTACACAAGTTAAGCGGTCAGGCGGTAATAAGTGTAGGTGTGCCGGTATCAGATAGGCAACGACTGGCGTCGCAGTTTGAGCCTGAGTTGCTCGACCAAGCGTTACTGGGTTATTGCACCAATATCTTGCCCATTGTGGTTGACATGACTAGCATTAGCAATATCGGTGAGCTGGTACAGCGGGTGCAAAATACTTTACTTGATGCCTTTGATCACCAAACCCACCCGTATGCAAGTCTTGCCGATGACCAGCTAATTCTACCTAGCACTTTGTTTAATCTAGATAAAGTCACCACTTTGCCGAACTTTAATGACCTAGAAGTTGAAGTACAGCCAAGTGTCGCTAAATTTGGCCAATTTGAACTGACGACAAATATGACCTGTGTTGCGGGGCAGTGGTCCCTGTTAGTGGAATATCACACAGCAAAATTTGATACTGAATTAATGACCCAGTACGTGGCTAAGTTTGTCCATTTGCTGTCGCAGGTTCAAGGCAATACACCGATAGGGGCTCAAAATGAGCTGATACAAAGTAGTGATGATGTGTATCGATTGGTTGAGTTACCGCTACAGCAAGAGAAATCGGTTAAGGTCGCGACGAGTTTCGTTGAAACTTGGCAGCACAATGTGTCGCGTTGCAGCGCACGTACGGCACTGGTAACGGATGATGTGAGTCTCAGTTATGAGGCACTAGATTCGCGTGTTAACCAACTCGCTCACTACTTGATGAAGCAGCAGGTAACGCCCAATAGTATCGTGGCGGTGGCATTACCACGCAGGGCGGAGCTGTTGATAGCACTCATGGCGGTGATGAAAGCTGGAGCGGCATTTTTACCACTCGATCTCACCTTTCCTGACGAGCGCATCGCGCATATCTTAGAGGATGCCAAAGCGAGTGTTGTGCTGTGTGATGCCAGCAGTGCAGAGTCTGCGTTATTCAATCATGGTCGTTTCAAACGAGTCTGTATGGATAGCGATGCCGAAGTCATTGCCAAAAGTTCGACTCGCAGCCCAAGCTTGCTAATTCAAGCTCAGCAGCGTGCTTACGTGATTTATACCTCTGGTTCCACGGGGTTACCCAAGGGCGTTGAAATCAATCACGGGGCATTTGCTAATCTGCTTGCATCTATGTGTCGTGAGCCGGGGCTGGTGGCAGATGACCGCTTATTGGCCATCACCACGGTGGCATTTGATATTGCCTTGCTAGAGTTGTTTGGGCCATTACTGGTTGGTGCGTCTGTGGTGCTGGCAAGTGATGAAAGTATTAGCGATCCTGCTGTGCTTGGCGCGCTTATTGAACAGCAGCAGATCACGGTGATGCAGGCAACGCCAACGCTATGGCAATTAGTGTTAAATGCGGCACCAGCATGCACTTCTGCCATAAAAGTATGGAGTGGCGGTGAGCCTTTACCTCAGGCACTGGCCGCGCAGTTACTTAGTCACAGTAAAGCGGTTTATAACTTATACGGGCCAACCGAAACCACGATTTGGTCGGCGGTGGCACATATCGACAATGCCGCAGAGATAACCATTGGTAAAGCGATACAAAATACTAGCTTATTTGTGCTCCCAACAGAGTGCCATGGTGAAGGGCTGCCTTTACCCGACGGCGTATGGGGCGAGTTATACATTGGTGGCAGTGGTGTTGCTATGGGTTATTTACATCAAGCGGAGCTGACCGAGCAGCGTTTTATCAATCATCAATTTACAACTTCCATTAGCCGCCGCTTATACAAGACGGGAGACAAAGCGAGGCGTTTAGCTGATGGCCATTTTGAATTAAAAGGACGCTTAGATAATCAAATTAAACTCCATGGTCATCGTATAGAGCTTGGCGATATTAGCCATCACCTAGGGCGGATACTCAATACTAGTGAAGTCGATGTTTGCGTACAAACGCTAGAAACTGGCCCATGTCTGTGTGGTTATATGATTGATGATGGTGAGCTATCAACCGAGTGGTCTTCGCCTCGGCTGCGCCAAGCGCTCGGTGAATGGTTACCAAGTTACATGGTGCCTGAGCATTTTGTTTGGTTAAGTCAATGGCCGATGACACCAAATGGTAAGCGCGACCGAAAAGCACTACCAATGCCTGCTATTGAGCCAGTATCAGAAATATGCACGTTGGCTCCTCGCACTGAAACAGAAAAACAGCTGCATCAACATTATATAGCGCTTCTCCCTGTTGAGCAGTTGGGCGTCACAGCACGTTTTGTGGATAGCGGCGGCAATTCGGTGATTGGTATGCAGTTGGTATCGAGACTCAACCGAGCTTTCAATATTAAATTGACCATTGGCGACATCTTTGAGCACGCCTGTATTGCAGAGCTTGCTGAGTGTATCGAAGCGCTAAAACAAGCTCATGATGCTATTTCGGTGGAGACGCAGACTCCAAACGTAGAGAAAGTCAGTGATATTGTAAGCGACCGAGATTTGAGTGCAGCGCTAAGTGATAAATCTATGACGGAGATGGACTTGTAA